In Tripterygium wilfordii isolate XIE 37 chromosome 15, ASM1340144v1, whole genome shotgun sequence, one DNA window encodes the following:
- the LOC119979910 gene encoding probable inactive protein kinase At3g63330: MFVKDVKADGNCGFRAIAGLLGFGEDAWINVRQNLIDELRTFWAEYVELFGGYDRRLIDFGSAIDDFSLRNLYGSNGPSENLSGLVSLLVSAFVHPITDQTVCSIELFYIIHSWISLRLVAQETYAYAPPEVLANPSWFKGPSRRGKKYDMWSVGAMILDMVVGGPIFHLTPSTMHDLAFIQFPDLDQYEIELLYKLEIFEYLCIRMPAKAHKFMRMKGIRAPPSMNCSNDLFSDGIRNLDPLGMGFTDELASDLVRQLLKWEPVDRLNVEEALAHPYFRSLNRI; encoded by the exons ATGTTCGTAAaagatgtaaaagctgatggaaattgtgGCTTTCGGGCTATTGCTGGATTACTTGGTTTTGGAGAGGATGCATGGATAAACGTCcggcaaaacttgattgacgAGTTGAGAACATTTTGGGCAGAGTATGTTGAATTGTTTGGTGGTTATGATCG GCGCCTTATTGACTTTGGTAGTGCCATTGATGATTTCAGCTTACGCAATTTGTATGGGTCGAATGGTCCATCCGA AAATTTGTCCGGACTTGTCTCCCTTTTGGTATCTGCCTTTGTTCATCCTATTACTGATCAGACCGTAT GTTCAATTGAATTGTTCTATATCATACATTCATGGATTTCGCTACGACTAGT TGCACAAGAAACTTACGCTTATGCTCCTCCAGAAGTTCTTGCAAATCCTAGCTGGTTTAAGGGACCGTCGCGCAGAGGAAAAAA ATACGATATGTGGAGTGTCGGTGCTATGATACTGGACATGGTTGTAGGAGGTCCCATTTTCCACTTGACTCCTTCCACAATGCATGACCTAGCATTTATTCAATTCCCTGACTTGGATCAATACGAGATTGAACTGCTGTATAA ACTGGAGATATTTGAGTATCTGTGCATCCGGATGCCAGCAAAGGCACATAAGTTCATGAGGATGAAG GGAATTCGAGCACCACCTTCCATGAACTGCTCCAATGATTTATTCTCTGATGGAATTAGGAATTTAGATCCTCTTGGAATGGG GTTTACAGATGAGTTGGCATCAGACTTGGTTCGCCAACTGCTGAAGTGGGAGCC GGTTGATCGTCTAAACGTGGAGGAAGCTTTGGCACATCCCTATTTCAGGTCTCTCAATAGAATATAG
- the LOC119979911 gene encoding probable protein phosphatase 2C 51: protein MPSNMVEAKVTQVILSLLFVLYGLSSSTTRSVSICAEYYNEGGAALVFQAPECGWYKSYHGTSRNHTMKCQSATLQGQREYQEDRVLCDLDVTIPFSDKNGLNQVKTVGIAAIFDGHLGSEASEMASSLLIDFFRLHAHFIHTDNFGVNKHLASSDQKQALYILKEALVRTIHDIDSKFTEEAKFVSGCTATVVLIVDDHILVANVGDSKAFLCSEKPITQQEVEGGSILEYVHKRKNGEKHPLRDYENGKWTHLSAKELTRDHHPVRDDERLRIEGAGGFVSFWSGDVPRVNGQLALSRAIGDLRLKRYGVISEPEVTEWQALNASDKFLVVSSDGIFGRLTPQDVCDLIPYPCRKGFRLFTSFHDPECIIETAFEEGGSDNLSVILIERD, encoded by the exons ATGCCATCAAATATGGTAGAGGCTAAAGTCACACAAGTGATTTTATCTTTATTATTTGTATTATATGGATTATCATCTTCAACAACAAGATCAGTTTCAATATGTGCGGAGTATTACAATGAAGGCGGAGCAGCATTGGTTTTTCAAGCTCCAGAATGTGGATGGTATAAGTCATACCATGGAACTTCCCGAAATCATACGATGAAATGTCAGTCTGCTACCCTTCAAGGGCAAAGAGAGTACCAAGAGGATCGGGTTTTGTGTGATCTTGATGTAACAATTCCTTTCTCTG ACAAAAATGGGCTTAATCAAGTCAAGACAGTAGGAATTGCTGCAATTTTTGATGGTCATCTTGGGTCTGAAGCCAGCGAGATGGCTTCAAGTCTTCTCATCGATTTTTTTCGATTGCACGCACACTTTATCCATACAGATAATTTTGGAGTTAACAAGCACCTAGCAAG TTCTGATCAGAAGCAAGCACTGTACATTTTGAAGGAAGCATTGGTGAGGACAATCCATGATATTGACTCTAAATTTACCGAA GAAGCTAAATTTGTCTCTGGATGTACTGCCACGGTTGTTCTTATTGTAGATGATCATATTTTGGTTGCTAATGTTGGCGActcaaaagcttttctatgcTCTGAAAAGCCCATTACTCAACAGGAAGTTGAAGGAG GCTCCATATTGGAGTATGTGCACAAGAGAAAAAACGGTGAAAAACATCCACTTAGGGACTACGAAAATGGTAAATGGACTCATCTCTCGGCCAAAGAGTTAACAAGAGATCATCATCCAGTTCGGGATGATGAGCGATTGCGGATAGAAGGTGCAGGTGGATTTGTATCTTTTTGGTCAGGTGATGTTCCTCGGGTTAATGGCCAATTAGCTCTGTCTCGAGCCATTGGTGATTTACGCTTGAAACG GTATGGAGTGATATCGGAACCAGAAGTGACAGAATGGCAAGCCTTGAATGCAAGTGACAAGTTTCTGGTGGTATCATCAGATGGGATATTTGGAAGGCTTACTCCGCAGGATGTTTGTGATCTTATACCATATCCCTGTAGAAAAGGATTCAGGCTATTCACTTCATTTCATGACCCTGAATGTATAATAGAGACCGCGTTCGAGGAGGGTGGCTCTGATAACTTGTCAGTCATTTTGATAGAGAGAGATTAG